A single window of Bos javanicus breed banteng chromosome 19, ARS-OSU_banteng_1.0, whole genome shotgun sequence DNA harbors:
- the RUNDC3A gene encoding RUN domain-containing protein 3A isoform X4, translating to MEASFVQTTMALGLSSKKASSRNVAVERRNLITVCRFSVKTLLEKYTTEPIDDSSEEFVNFAAILEQILSHRFKACAPAGPVSWFSSDGQRGFWDYIRLACSKVPNNCVSSIENMENISTARAKGRAWIRVALMEKRMSEYITTALRDTRTTRRFYDSGAIMMREEATVLTGMLIGLSAIDFSFCLKGEVLDGKTPVVIDYTPYLKFTQSYDYLTDEEERHSAESSTSEDNSPEHPYLPLVTDEDSWYSKWHKMEQKFRIVYAQKGYLEELVRLRESQLKDLEAENRRLQLQLEEAAAQNQREKRELEGVILELQEQLTGLIPGDHAPLAQGSKDLTTRLVNQWPSLGTLSGAEGANNPKLYRRHSFMSTEPLSAEASLSSDSQRLGEGKRDEEPWGPIGSSETN from the exons ATGGAAGCGAGCTTTGTCCAGACCACCATGGCTCTGGGGTTGTCCTCCAAGAAAGCGTCTTCCCGCAATGTGGCCGTGGAGCGCAGGAACCTGATCACCGTGTGCAG GTTCTCCGTGAAAACCCTGCTGGAGAAGTACACAACGGAGCCCATCGATGACTCATCCGAGGAGTTTGTGAATTTTGCAGCCATCTTAGAGCAGATCCTCAGTCACCGTTTCAAAG CCTGTGCCCCAGCAGGTCCGGTGAGCTGGTTCAGCTCAGATGGGCAGCGAGGCTTTTGGGACTACATCCGCCTGGCCTGCAGCAAAGTGCCCAACAACTGTGTGAGCAGCATTGAGAACATGGAAAACATCAGTACTGCCCGGGCCAAG GGCCGGGCATGGATCCGGGTGGCACTGATGGAGAAACGCATGTCGGAATACATCACCACAGCCCTGCGGGACACTCGGACCACCAG acGCTTCTACGACTCAGGAGCCATCATGATGCGGGAGGAAGCCACGGTCCTCACTGGGATGCTGATCGGACTGAGCGCCATAGACTTCAG CTTCTGCCTAAAGGGCGAAGTGCTGGACGGGAAGACCCCCGTGGTCATCGACTATACGCCCTACCTAAAGTTCACTCAGAG CTACGACTACTTGACGGACGAGGAGGAGCGGCACAGCGCCGAGAGCAGCACGAGCGAGGACAACTCGCCCGAGCACCCGTACCTGCCGCTCGTCACCGACGAGGACAGCTGGTACAGCAAGTGGCACAAGATGGAACAGAAGTTCCGCATTGTCTACGCGCAGAAG GGCTACCTGGAGGAGCTGGTGCGTCTGCGCGAGTCGCAGCTGAAGGACCTGGAGGCGGAGAACCGGCGGCTGCAACTACAGCTGGAGGAGGCGGCGGCGCAGAACCAGCGGGAGAAGCGGGAGCTGGAAGGCGTGATCCTGGAGCTCCAGGAGCAGCT gacaggtctgatccctggtgaCCACGCTCCCCTGGCCCAGGGTTCCAAGGACCTCACCACACGCCTGGTCAACCAATGGCCATCACTGGGCACACTCAGTGGGGCCGAGGGTGCCAACAACCCCAAGCTCTACCGGAG ACACAGTTTCATGAGCACGGAGCCCCTATCTGCTGAAGCCAGTCTAAGCTCGGACTCTCAGCGCCTGGGAGAGGGCAAGCGGGACGAGGAGCCCTGGGGCCCCATCG GAAGCTCAGAAACAAATTAG
- the RUNDC3A gene encoding RUN domain-containing protein 3A isoform X5, which produces MEASFVQTTMALGLSSKKASSRNVAVERRNLITVCRFSVKTLLEKYTTEPIDDSSEEFVNFAAILEQILSHRFKGPVSWFSSDGQRGFWDYIRLACSKVPNNCVSSIENMENISTARAKGRAWIRVALMEKRMSEYITTALRDTRTTRRFYDSGAIMMREEATVLTGMLIGLSAIDFSFCLKGEVLDGKTPVVIDYTPYLKFTQSYDYLTDEEERHSAESSTSEDNSPEHPYLPLVTDEDSWYSKWHKMEQKFRIVYAQKGYLEELVRLRESQLKDLEAENRRLQLQLEEAAAQNQREKRELEGVILELQEQLTGLIPGDHAPLAQGSKDLTTRLVNQWPSLGTLSGAEGANNPKLYRRHSFMSTEPLSAEASLSSDSQRLGEGKRDEEPWGPIGSSETN; this is translated from the exons ATGGAAGCGAGCTTTGTCCAGACCACCATGGCTCTGGGGTTGTCCTCCAAGAAAGCGTCTTCCCGCAATGTGGCCGTGGAGCGCAGGAACCTGATCACCGTGTGCAG GTTCTCCGTGAAAACCCTGCTGGAGAAGTACACAACGGAGCCCATCGATGACTCATCCGAGGAGTTTGTGAATTTTGCAGCCATCTTAGAGCAGATCCTCAGTCACCGTTTCAAAG GTCCGGTGAGCTGGTTCAGCTCAGATGGGCAGCGAGGCTTTTGGGACTACATCCGCCTGGCCTGCAGCAAAGTGCCCAACAACTGTGTGAGCAGCATTGAGAACATGGAAAACATCAGTACTGCCCGGGCCAAG GGCCGGGCATGGATCCGGGTGGCACTGATGGAGAAACGCATGTCGGAATACATCACCACAGCCCTGCGGGACACTCGGACCACCAG acGCTTCTACGACTCAGGAGCCATCATGATGCGGGAGGAAGCCACGGTCCTCACTGGGATGCTGATCGGACTGAGCGCCATAGACTTCAG CTTCTGCCTAAAGGGCGAAGTGCTGGACGGGAAGACCCCCGTGGTCATCGACTATACGCCCTACCTAAAGTTCACTCAGAG CTACGACTACTTGACGGACGAGGAGGAGCGGCACAGCGCCGAGAGCAGCACGAGCGAGGACAACTCGCCCGAGCACCCGTACCTGCCGCTCGTCACCGACGAGGACAGCTGGTACAGCAAGTGGCACAAGATGGAACAGAAGTTCCGCATTGTCTACGCGCAGAAG GGCTACCTGGAGGAGCTGGTGCGTCTGCGCGAGTCGCAGCTGAAGGACCTGGAGGCGGAGAACCGGCGGCTGCAACTACAGCTGGAGGAGGCGGCGGCGCAGAACCAGCGGGAGAAGCGGGAGCTGGAAGGCGTGATCCTGGAGCTCCAGGAGCAGCT gacaggtctgatccctggtgaCCACGCTCCCCTGGCCCAGGGTTCCAAGGACCTCACCACACGCCTGGTCAACCAATGGCCATCACTGGGCACACTCAGTGGGGCCGAGGGTGCCAACAACCCCAAGCTCTACCGGAG ACACAGTTTCATGAGCACGGAGCCCCTATCTGCTGAAGCCAGTCTAAGCTCGGACTCTCAGCGCCTGGGAGAGGGCAAGCGGGACGAGGAGCCCTGGGGCCCCATCG GAAGCTCAGAAACAAATTAG